From Candidatus Cybelea sp., a single genomic window includes:
- a CDS encoding M28 family metallopeptidase, whose amino-acid sequence MTLLNLPRFARIACFVAAGSLLGAGADAALPATAPYPPIATMVAAVSANRLKSDVETLVNFGTRNDFSERTSTATHGVFAARDWITARFKAIAATTGGRMTVKLDTYLQAKTPKTPRAVSESSVIATLQGSEPGRIYVMSSHFDDCDGHCTDGVGTAPGADDNASSVAAVLEAARVMAGTHFRGTIVFACFDGEELGLWGSNHYAQELAAAHAPVLAVLNDDIIGNSTGGDGSSEKNVIRVFSQALPAGTDIARVNLVGSENDSPSRELSRFIASVVPAYIDLSVRQIYRADRFLRGGDQESFQDAGFASAVRFVEAHENFTHQHQDVRVQDGVQFGDLPLFMDWQYLQRATEANVASLGTLALGPAPPGKVRLVLSHLGYDSTLRWSPAADAASYEILWRATDASQWQYARNAGDVTQATVPVSKDDYILGVRSVDANGLPSPAVYPAAARE is encoded by the coding sequence ATGACCTTGCTCAACCTGCCTCGTTTTGCGCGGATTGCCTGCTTCGTCGCCGCCGGATCGCTGCTGGGCGCCGGCGCCGATGCAGCCTTGCCGGCGACCGCCCCCTATCCGCCGATCGCGACGATGGTCGCGGCCGTCAGCGCCAACCGTCTAAAGAGCGACGTCGAGACGCTGGTAAACTTTGGAACGCGCAACGATTTCTCCGAACGGACGTCGACCGCTACGCACGGCGTCTTCGCGGCGCGCGATTGGATCACGGCAAGGTTCAAAGCGATCGCCGCCACGACCGGTGGACGGATGACGGTCAAGCTCGATACGTACCTGCAGGCAAAGACGCCCAAGACACCCCGGGCGGTATCCGAATCGAGCGTGATCGCAACCCTGCAAGGCAGCGAGCCGGGCCGGATCTACGTGATGTCGAGCCACTTCGACGATTGCGACGGCCATTGTACCGACGGCGTGGGAACCGCACCCGGCGCGGACGACAACGCTTCCAGCGTCGCGGCGGTCTTGGAGGCCGCGCGCGTGATGGCGGGTACGCATTTCCGGGGAACGATCGTCTTCGCGTGCTTCGACGGCGAAGAGCTGGGACTGTGGGGCAGCAATCACTACGCGCAGGAGCTGGCGGCAGCCCACGCGCCCGTGCTCGCCGTTCTGAACGACGATATCATCGGTAACTCCACCGGCGGTGACGGAAGCTCCGAGAAGAACGTGATTCGCGTCTTCAGCCAGGCGCTGCCGGCCGGCACCGACATCGCCCGTGTGAACCTCGTCGGCTCCGAGAACGACTCGCCCTCGCGCGAGCTGTCTCGCTTTATCGCTTCGGTCGTGCCCGCCTACATCGATCTTTCGGTGCGGCAGATCTATCGCGCCGATCGCTTTCTGCGAGGCGGCGATCAGGAATCGTTCCAGGATGCAGGCTTCGCCTCCGCGGTGCGTTTCGTCGAGGCGCACGAGAATTTCACCCACCAGCACCAAGACGTTCGCGTGCAGGACGGCGTCCAATTCGGAGACCTGCCCCTTTTCATGGACTGGCAGTATTTACAGCGTGCGACGGAAGCCAACGTCGCGTCGCTGGGGACCCTCGCCTTGGGCCCGGCGCCGCCGGGTAAAGTACGCCTCGTGCTCTCGCACTTGGGCTACGACTCGACGCTGCGCTGGAGTCCCGCGGCCGATGCCGCCTCTTACGAGATTCTCTGGCGAGCGACCGACGCGTCTCAGTGGCAGTACGCACGCAACGCCGGCGACGTCACGCAGGCGACCGTGCCGGTTTCGAAGGACGACTATATCCTAGGCGTTCGCAGCGTCGACGCCAACGGGCTGCCGAGCCCGGCCGTGTACCCCGCCGCCGCGCGCGAATAA